Proteins encoded within one genomic window of Mesorhizobium sp. AR10:
- a CDS encoding transporter substrate-binding domain-containing protein, translating into MAFRWISIALASMLIGVQSLAGIARAAEPQVPVLWDAKERLPKPDLSALPRLRFLTTTDFPPFNFLDSAGRLSGFHIDLARAICAELDVADKCQIQALPWAELEGALQKGEGEAIIAGIAATPESRSKYAFSRSYLQFPARFIMPKTKAFAEPIFDRLRSKRVGVIAGSAHERMLRDYFGTVQVVPFDRPEALYGDLKAGKIDAAFGDGMRFAFWLGGSDAAGCCRFAGGPYLAPEYLGSGMAIATRAGDPALAAALDYALQEISIKGTFAEFYLRYFPVSFF; encoded by the coding sequence GTGGCATTCCGATGGATATCGATCGCGCTGGCATCGATGTTGATCGGGGTACAGTCCCTCGCCGGCATTGCACGGGCCGCGGAGCCGCAGGTGCCGGTGCTTTGGGACGCCAAGGAGCGACTACCGAAGCCGGACCTTTCCGCATTGCCGCGACTGAGATTCCTCACCACCACGGATTTCCCGCCCTTCAACTTTCTCGACAGCGCCGGCCGGTTGTCCGGCTTTCACATCGATCTGGCGCGTGCCATCTGCGCCGAACTCGACGTCGCGGACAAATGCCAGATCCAGGCGCTGCCCTGGGCCGAGCTCGAAGGGGCGCTGCAGAAGGGCGAAGGAGAAGCGATCATCGCCGGCATCGCCGCGACGCCGGAATCGCGATCGAAATACGCCTTCTCACGCTCCTATCTGCAGTTTCCGGCGCGCTTCATCATGCCGAAGACGAAAGCCTTCGCGGAACCGATTTTTGACAGACTGCGCAGCAAGCGCGTCGGCGTCATCGCCGGCTCCGCGCATGAGCGGATGCTGCGCGATTACTTCGGCACCGTTCAGGTCGTCCCGTTCGACAGACCGGAGGCGCTTTACGGCGACCTCAAGGCCGGCAAGATCGACGCCGCCTTCGGCGACGGCATGCGCTTCGCCTTCTGGCTGGGCGGTTCTGACGCCGCCGGTTGCTGCCGTTTTGCCGGTGGCCCGTATCTGGCGCCCGAATATCTGGGCTCGGGCATGGCCATCGCCACCAGGGCCGGCGATCCGGCACTGGCCGCGGCTCTCGACTATGCGCTGCAGGAGATTTCCATCAAGGGCACGTTCGCCGAGTTCTATCTGCGCTATTTCCCGGTCAGTTTTTTCTGA
- a CDS encoding enoyl-CoA hydratase-related protein, which produces MSIHPQPELRNHTLVVTVSSDDGRPVLDRRAYESLAKAFHEAAIDDEVRVVVLRGLAGCFCLGGDFSEFLDATKHQQLIAAVTDMFRTLATFPKPILACVDGDAVGVGCTILFHCDMVIASSKSTFRVPFVDFGLVPDAATSILAPQKLGYAGAFRFFCLGDTLAVDDAKALGLVAEIVADGSVEDAALARARQLAKKPVAALLQTRGLLRGDTGALCDRIDHEISLFQQALQDDTTLRRLQRIARLAA; this is translated from the coding sequence ATGAGTATCCATCCGCAACCAGAATTGCGCAATCATACGCTGGTCGTCACCGTGTCGTCGGATGACGGCCGGCCGGTACTGGACAGGCGAGCCTATGAAAGCCTGGCAAAGGCTTTCCATGAAGCCGCCATCGACGACGAAGTGCGTGTCGTGGTGCTCCGCGGCTTGGCCGGCTGCTTCTGCCTCGGCGGTGATTTTTCCGAGTTCCTCGATGCCACCAAGCATCAGCAGCTGATCGCCGCCGTCACCGACATGTTCCGAACGCTGGCGACGTTTCCCAAACCGATCCTCGCCTGTGTCGATGGCGATGCCGTCGGTGTCGGCTGCACCATCTTGTTCCATTGCGACATGGTGATCGCGTCGAGCAAAAGCACGTTCCGGGTACCGTTTGTCGATTTCGGCCTGGTGCCGGACGCCGCGACCAGCATCTTGGCGCCGCAAAAACTCGGTTACGCCGGCGCTTTCCGCTTTTTCTGCCTGGGCGATACGCTGGCAGTCGACGACGCCAAGGCACTCGGTCTCGTCGCGGAGATCGTCGCGGACGGCAGCGTCGAGGATGCGGCGCTTGCCAGGGCAAGGCAGCTTGCCAAGAAGCCGGTCGCCGCTCTGCTGCAGACGCGCGGCCTGCTCAGGGGTGACACAGGCGCGCTCTGCGACCGCATCGATCACGAGATTTCGCTTTTCCAGCAGGCGCTGCAGGACGACACCACGCTGCGGCGGTTGCAGCGGATCGCCCGGCTGGCGGCTTGA
- a CDS encoding ATP-binding protein, which translates to MADIGAEQKSTAQAVAIRLWNSRWLLAAGIVAVLAVYGFSGMSAYVVLLACAVLLAAAMLPAGVAGQPTESAAIEASGLQRLSGEYLAAAVADPLVIFDRTATIVHANAAAFAAFGGIAPGMSLSLKFRAPEMQALLDGVLSGNVASDVVDYTEKLPVERTYRVSASSVGHATDLYVLVFKDQSEARRIDRMRADFIANASHELRTPLASISGFIETLRGPARNDPAAREQFLQIMQSQTGRMARLIDDLLSLSRLEMKPYLTPGTEVDLRQTIDSVIDSLGPLARENGIVIERDFAEGPLDVPGDRDELFQVFENLLENACKYGQSGGRVVVSIARNDAGPEPGIDVTIRDFGPGIPEEHIPRITERFYRVDVESSRNQKGTGLGLSIVKHILTRHNARLSIKSEVGKGAAFSVHLPAR; encoded by the coding sequence ATGGCTGACATCGGCGCAGAGCAGAAAAGTACGGCGCAGGCCGTCGCCATCCGGCTCTGGAACAGCCGCTGGCTGCTCGCCGCGGGGATCGTCGCGGTTCTGGCCGTCTATGGTTTTTCCGGTATGTCCGCCTATGTCGTCCTGTTGGCATGTGCCGTGCTGCTTGCCGCGGCGATGCTGCCGGCCGGAGTCGCGGGCCAACCCACCGAGAGTGCCGCGATCGAGGCGAGCGGGCTGCAAAGGCTTTCCGGCGAATATCTCGCCGCAGCCGTTGCCGATCCGCTGGTCATTTTCGATCGCACTGCCACCATCGTCCACGCCAACGCCGCCGCCTTTGCCGCCTTTGGCGGGATCGCGCCGGGCATGTCGCTGTCGCTGAAGTTCCGCGCGCCCGAAATGCAGGCCTTGCTGGACGGCGTTTTGTCGGGGAACGTCGCCTCGGACGTTGTCGACTACACCGAAAAGCTGCCGGTCGAACGGACCTACCGGGTCAGCGCATCTTCGGTCGGCCACGCCACCGATCTCTATGTGCTGGTGTTCAAGGACCAGAGCGAGGCGCGCCGGATCGACCGCATGCGCGCCGACTTCATCGCCAACGCCAGCCATGAACTGCGCACCCCGCTGGCCTCGATCTCAGGTTTCATCGAGACGCTGCGCGGTCCGGCCCGCAACGACCCGGCGGCGCGCGAGCAGTTCCTGCAGATCATGCAGAGCCAGACCGGCCGCATGGCGCGGCTGATCGATGATTTGCTTTCGCTATCGCGGCTCGAAATGAAGCCCTATCTGACGCCGGGAACCGAGGTCGATCTTCGCCAGACCATCGACAGCGTCATCGATTCGCTTGGGCCGCTCGCCAGGGAAAACGGCATCGTCATCGAGCGGGATTTCGCTGAGGGACCGCTGGACGTGCCCGGGGACCGGGACGAACTGTTCCAGGTTTTCGAAAACCTGCTGGAAAATGCCTGCAAATACGGACAATCAGGCGGCCGCGTCGTGGTGTCGATCGCGCGCAACGATGCCGGTCCCGAACCAGGCATCGACGTCACCATCAGGGATTTTGGTCCCGGCATTCCCGAAGAACACATCCCGCGCATCACCGAGCGCTTCTACCGCGTCGACGTCGAGAGCAGCCGGAACCAGAAAGGCACCGGCCTTGGCCTGTCGATCGTCAAGCACATCCTGACGCGTCACAACGCCAGACTTTCGATCAAGTCGGAAGTCGGCAAGGGCGCGGCGTTCTCGGTTCATTTGCCGGCTCGCTGA
- a CDS encoding acyl-homoserine-lactone synthase has translation MLFSLTTQELMERPDLWEAVHRLRYKIFVEEMGWSDLKRPDGLEVDQFDHDEAVHQIVIRGGELAGYQRMLPTTRAHLLTEVLTDLFEGTPPSGPNVYELTRYAVAPGFRDGRRGVSTVGTELIAGFVEWGLKRNVNQVIIEFEPMWVLRALQLHFLATPLGYQRTYGNQQVVATLLTFNEHTLQVVRSRRNHFAPVLARGYPDMLGLRLAS, from the coding sequence ATGCTTTTTTCCCTTACAACACAGGAATTGATGGAACGTCCCGACCTTTGGGAGGCCGTTCATCGCTTGCGCTATAAGATCTTCGTCGAGGAGATGGGATGGTCCGATCTGAAGCGCCCCGACGGGCTTGAGGTCGACCAGTTCGACCACGACGAGGCGGTGCATCAGATCGTCATCCGTGGCGGTGAACTCGCCGGCTATCAGAGAATGCTCCCGACGACCCGGGCGCATCTTCTGACCGAGGTGCTGACGGATCTCTTTGAAGGGACGCCGCCTTCCGGACCGAATGTCTACGAGTTGACCCGCTATGCGGTGGCGCCCGGGTTTCGCGACGGCCGACGTGGCGTGTCGACGGTCGGCACCGAGCTGATTGCAGGCTTCGTCGAGTGGGGGCTGAAGCGGAACGTCAATCAGGTGATCATCGAATTCGAGCCGATGTGGGTCCTGCGCGCGTTGCAGCTGCATTTCCTGGCGACGCCGCTTGGCTACCAGCGCACCTATGGCAACCAGCAGGTCGTAGCCACGCTGCTCACCTTCAACGAGCATACGCTGCAGGTGGTGCGTTCGCGTCGCAATCATTTCGCGCCGGTGCTGGCCAGAGGTTATCCCGACATGCTCGGCCTCAGGCTGGCCTCGTGA
- a CDS encoding thermonuclease family protein: MRPHHAVVAALAILAMAAAVVAGGRVLQRGDDNVGVDKIEANADTVPSEPATSAIPQAMPAKPAVHSRAIDPEIVAPPQLPAEELERVEPRAPLGKLALAVPLKPKMPDDWKGTPLFQPVASAAGLIEAKGYSVAISGIDIIRQDETCSDDGKSWACGIRARTAFRAFLRGRAVICAVPPEGGRDLIAAECRIGKQDVGQWLVENGWARAAAGGRYVEAGDKARAAKKGIFAAAPNLSGLPPAPTPVVAAPTTQQILDPSATEATPPTDQPAPAQ; encoded by the coding sequence TGCGTCCGCATCACGCTGTCGTGGCTGCTCTGGCGATCCTGGCGATGGCTGCCGCGGTGGTCGCTGGCGGACGCGTCCTGCAACGCGGGGACGACAACGTCGGCGTCGACAAGATCGAGGCGAACGCTGACACCGTGCCCAGTGAGCCGGCCACCTCAGCCATTCCTCAAGCCATGCCTGCAAAGCCGGCAGTGCATTCCAGGGCAATCGACCCTGAAATCGTCGCGCCGCCGCAGCTTCCTGCCGAAGAGCTAGAGCGGGTCGAGCCGCGCGCACCGCTGGGCAAGCTGGCGCTGGCCGTGCCGCTGAAGCCGAAGATGCCCGACGACTGGAAGGGAACTCCGCTCTTTCAGCCGGTCGCGTCTGCTGCCGGATTGATCGAGGCGAAGGGCTATTCCGTCGCCATCTCGGGAATCGACATTATCAGGCAGGACGAAACCTGTTCGGATGACGGCAAGTCATGGGCATGTGGCATCCGGGCACGGACGGCATTCCGCGCCTTCCTGCGCGGCCGCGCCGTGATCTGCGCAGTGCCACCGGAAGGTGGCCGCGACCTGATCGCCGCCGAGTGCCGCATTGGCAAGCAGGATGTTGGCCAATGGCTGGTCGAGAATGGCTGGGCCCGCGCTGCAGCAGGCGGTCGCTATGTCGAAGCGGGCGACAAGGCGCGCGCGGCGAAAAAGGGCATCTTTGCTGCCGCCCCCAATCTTTCGGGCCTGCCCCCGGCCCCAACTCCTGTCGTGGCGGCACCGACGACGCAGCAGATCCTCGATCCGTCGGCGACGGAGGCTACGCCGCCAACTGACCAGCCAGCGCCCGCTCAATGA
- a CDS encoding helix-turn-helix transcriptional regulator, which translates to MGHFDRTLEFIDQLQQAGTAAAVCEKLLGVTSNFGLTALMAGTVPQPGTPRGQQKDHVLLCDWPVEWLERYVARNYVDHDPVVSHMKQLQAPFQWREAAQGIRIDNGSDEVMGDASEFKLRDGLAFPLITLDGQIVMVSLGGEAVELSGAEFGLVSLVSTYAVGRAMQLHTMASKTIDHIELTPRERECLKWAAVGKSEWEISQILGISEHTSEKHLLNAKSKLGAVNRVQAVAEAIRRGYIS; encoded by the coding sequence ATGGGTCATTTCGATCGCACACTGGAATTCATAGATCAGCTGCAGCAGGCTGGCACGGCGGCCGCGGTCTGCGAAAAACTGCTAGGTGTCACCTCGAACTTCGGCCTGACGGCGCTGATGGCCGGAACGGTACCGCAGCCAGGCACGCCAAGGGGCCAGCAAAAGGATCATGTGCTGCTCTGCGACTGGCCCGTGGAATGGCTGGAGCGCTATGTGGCGCGCAACTATGTCGATCATGACCCCGTCGTCAGCCACATGAAGCAGCTTCAGGCGCCGTTCCAGTGGCGGGAGGCGGCTCAGGGCATTCGCATCGACAACGGTAGCGACGAGGTGATGGGCGACGCCAGCGAATTCAAGCTGCGCGACGGCCTGGCCTTTCCTCTGATCACGCTCGATGGCCAGATCGTCATGGTGTCGCTGGGCGGCGAGGCCGTCGAATTGTCAGGGGCCGAGTTCGGGCTGGTGTCGCTCGTCTCGACTTATGCCGTCGGCCGCGCCATGCAGCTCCACACGATGGCGAGCAAGACCATCGACCATATCGAATTGACGCCGCGCGAACGCGAGTGCCTGAAATGGGCAGCCGTCGGCAAGTCCGAATGGGAGATTTCACAAATTCTCGGCATTTCGGAGCACACCTCCGAAAAACATCTCCTTAACGCTAAAAGCAAACTCGGTGCCGTCAACCGGGTGCAGGCGGTCGCCGAAGCGATAAGGCGCGGCTATATTAGCTAG
- a CDS encoding tellurite resistance TerB family protein produces MPLPTPHEALIYLMVITSASDRDMTDVELARIGDVVRSWPVFQDFSHDRLVSVAQACQKRLHEKDGLEGVLALVAEALPERLRDTAYAAAFEVAAVDLEMRMEEVRVLQLIRRQLDLDTLTVAAIGRAAKARLRTLT; encoded by the coding sequence ATGCCATTGCCGACACCGCATGAAGCCCTGATCTACCTGATGGTCATCACCTCGGCCTCCGACCGTGACATGACCGACGTCGAACTGGCGCGGATCGGCGACGTCGTTCGCTCATGGCCCGTGTTCCAGGACTTCAGCCATGACAGGCTGGTCTCGGTAGCCCAGGCCTGTCAGAAGCGCCTGCACGAAAAGGACGGGCTGGAAGGCGTTCTGGCGCTGGTCGCCGAGGCGCTGCCCGAACGGCTGCGCGATACCGCCTATGCCGCGGCCTTCGAAGTTGCGGCCGTCGATCTCGAAATGCGCATGGAGGAGGTGCGGGTGCTGCAGCTCATCCGCCGCCAGCTCGACCTCGACACGCTGACCGTGGCCGCCATCGGCCGTGCCGCCAAGGCCCGCCTTCGCACGCTGACTTGA
- the ppk2 gene encoding polyphosphate kinase 2, producing MKNANETPSAPASGPLKIRIDGKEREFDIENPELPDWVEDNKLTAGGYPYDKKLKSEDYDETLERLQIELVKAQAWLQSTGKRVIALFEGRDAAGKGGTIFVLREYLNPRTARNVALTKPTETERGQWYYQRYVAHFPTAGEFVTFDRSWYNRAGVEPVMGFCTPEQHEKFLDETPHFERMICNEGIHFFKFWLDIGRETQLERFHDRRWSPLKSWKFSPIDIAGITKWDDYTKARDLMVERTHKQFAPWIIVRANDKRRERLAVIRRILLSLPYDGRDLDIIGKEDKKIIGEGPSFLNK from the coding sequence ATGAAAAATGCCAATGAAACGCCCTCCGCACCCGCGTCGGGGCCGCTCAAGATCAGGATCGACGGCAAGGAGCGGGAGTTCGACATCGAGAATCCCGAGCTTCCGGACTGGGTCGAGGACAACAAGCTGACCGCCGGCGGCTACCCCTACGACAAGAAACTGAAAAGCGAGGACTATGACGAGACGCTCGAGCGGCTGCAGATCGAGCTGGTCAAGGCGCAGGCATGGCTGCAATCGACCGGCAAGCGAGTGATTGCGCTGTTCGAGGGACGTGATGCCGCCGGCAAGGGTGGCACGATCTTCGTGCTGCGCGAGTATCTGAACCCTCGAACCGCGCGCAATGTGGCGCTGACCAAGCCGACCGAGACCGAACGCGGACAGTGGTATTACCAGCGCTATGTGGCGCATTTCCCGACCGCGGGCGAGTTCGTCACGTTTGACCGCTCCTGGTACAACCGCGCCGGTGTGGAGCCGGTGATGGGTTTCTGCACGCCGGAACAGCACGAGAAATTCCTGGACGAGACCCCGCATTTTGAACGGATGATCTGCAACGAAGGCATTCATTTCTTCAAATTCTGGCTGGACATCGGCCGGGAAACACAGCTCGAACGGTTTCACGATCGCCGGTGGTCTCCGCTGAAGAGCTGGAAGTTCTCGCCGATCGACATTGCCGGCATCACGAAATGGGACGACTACACCAAGGCGCGCGATCTCATGGTCGAACGCACCCACAAGCAATTCGCGCCGTGGATCATCGTTCGCGCCAACGACAAGCGGCGCGAGCGGCTGGCCGTGATCCGGCGCATCCTTCTGTCATTGCCCTATGACGGACGCGATCTCGACATCATCGGCAAGGAAGACAAGAAGATCATCGGCGAAGGGCCGTCATTCCTGAACAAGTAG
- a CDS encoding lysine--tRNA ligase, whose protein sequence is MAGSNIVDLNPEVLAAAAESKAWPFEEAKKIIERYKDTGFPETILFETGYGPSGLPHIGTFGEVARTSMVRHAFRVLTRDTVKTKLLCFSDDMDGMRKIPDNVPDRAALEPHLHKPLSSVPNPFGGDYASFADHNNAMLCRFLDTFGFDYEFASATAYYKAGRFDAMLLRAAERFDEIMAVMLPTLGQERQATYSPFLPISPKSGRVLYVPMKHVDAKAGTITFDDDGTETTLSITGGRVKLQWKPDFGMRWAALGVDFEMFGKDHQTNAVVYDRICNILGGRAPEHFVYELFLDENGQKISKSKGNGITIDQWLAYAPTESLGLYMYQRPRQAKKLYFDVIPRAVDEYYTFLTAYGRQDWKERLGNPVWHMHDGNPPTIDLPVPFSLLLNLVSASNAQNTDVLWGFISRHAPGVTPATHPELDQLVGYAIRYFDDFVKPAKVYRAADAVEREALTKLSDALAALPSGASGEAIQNAALNVARKIERYQDHSKQSPEGGPGVSGAFFQMIYQVLIGQERGPRFGSFAALYGIAETRGLIERALAGQLAA, encoded by the coding sequence ATGGCGGGATCAAACATCGTCGATCTCAATCCCGAGGTGCTTGCGGCAGCGGCAGAAAGCAAGGCCTGGCCGTTCGAGGAAGCCAAAAAGATCATCGAGCGCTACAAGGACACGGGCTTTCCCGAGACCATCCTGTTCGAGACCGGCTATGGTCCGTCTGGCCTGCCGCATATCGGTACGTTCGGCGAGGTCGCGCGCACCTCGATGGTGCGCCACGCCTTCCGCGTGCTGACCAGGGACACCGTCAAGACCAAGCTCCTGTGCTTCTCCGACGACATGGATGGCATGCGCAAGATTCCCGACAACGTGCCGGATCGCGCCGCACTCGAGCCGCACTTGCACAAGCCGCTCTCGTCGGTGCCCAATCCCTTCGGCGGCGACTATGCGAGCTTCGCAGACCACAACAACGCGATGCTTTGCCGCTTCCTCGACACGTTCGGGTTCGACTACGAATTCGCCAGCGCGACGGCGTACTACAAGGCAGGCCGCTTCGACGCGATGTTGTTGCGCGCCGCCGAACGCTTCGACGAGATCATGGCGGTGATGCTGCCGACGCTCGGGCAGGAGCGCCAGGCGACCTACAGCCCGTTCCTGCCGATTTCCCCGAAGAGCGGCCGCGTGCTCTACGTTCCGATGAAGCATGTCGACGCCAAGGCCGGCACCATCACCTTCGACGATGACGGCACCGAGACCACGCTTTCGATAACGGGCGGCAGAGTGAAGCTTCAGTGGAAGCCGGATTTCGGCATGCGCTGGGCAGCGCTCGGCGTCGATTTCGAAATGTTCGGCAAGGACCACCAGACGAATGCGGTGGTCTACGACCGTATCTGCAACATTCTGGGCGGGCGGGCACCGGAGCACTTCGTCTATGAACTGTTCCTGGACGAGAACGGCCAGAAGATCTCGAAGTCGAAGGGGAACGGCATCACCATCGACCAGTGGCTGGCCTATGCGCCGACCGAAAGTCTCGGGCTCTACATGTACCAGCGGCCTCGGCAAGCCAAGAAGCTCTATTTCGACGTCATCCCGCGGGCCGTGGACGAGTACTACACGTTCCTCACCGCCTATGGCAGGCAGGATTGGAAAGAGCGGCTGGGCAATCCGGTCTGGCACATGCATGACGGCAACCCGCCAACGATCGACCTGCCGGTGCCGTTCTCGCTGCTGCTCAATCTCGTCAGTGCCTCCAACGCCCAGAACACGGATGTGTTGTGGGGTTTCATCTCGCGCCATGCGCCGGGCGTGACCCCTGCGACCCATCCCGAGCTCGACCAGCTGGTCGGTTATGCGATCCGCTATTTCGACGATTTCGTGAAGCCGGCCAAGGTGTACCGGGCCGCCGACGCGGTCGAGCGCGAGGCGCTGACGAAGCTCTCCGACGCGCTCGCCGCGTTGCCATCTGGGGCCAGCGGCGAGGCGATCCAGAACGCGGCCCTCAACGTCGCGCGCAAGATCGAACGCTACCAGGATCATTCCAAGCAGAGCCCGGAAGGTGGCCCGGGCGTATCAGGCGCCTTCTTCCAGATGATCTACCAGGTACTGATCGGACAGGAGCGGGGCCCGCGCTTCGGTTCGTTCGCAGCACTTTACGGCATTGCAGAGACCCGCGGGCTCATTGAGCGGGCGCTGGCTGGTCAGTTGGCGGCGTAG